In the genome of Raphanus sativus cultivar WK10039 chromosome 4, ASM80110v3, whole genome shotgun sequence, one region contains:
- the LOC108828990 gene encoding putative F-box only protein 15: protein MASFSTMPLDLTKEILYRTPAESLVRAKATCKQWNDLIKDKRFIYEHWRRSPERFLRADQTVQILDLVNRTRSDSPIPNELQLSISNVMAMIHCDGLMLCVWSDKEYFMFRNIALWNPLTRNFNVIEHRLARESHRFLMGDNFGIGYDVRGNYKILMFSANHYCKAVVEIYECMSKSWRTLVDSKVDWEAYPWDHGVSVVGNMYWLVKKKIINYILAFDFSVETFKEIWFCHHLPYDNNYLGCFDGDKLSLLHQNQDYPSPIEVWVSSKLDVGNVTFAKYFSVSSPYLPAFRYLTFWAHPVYCIAKHERIIAWYTMFSTCLILCEIDEGGVSNQFVTAQHYWDDCMGTFNCGYVYKPSLVPLP, encoded by the coding sequence ATGGCTTCTTTTTCAACGATGCCACTCGATTTGACAAAAGAAATACTTTACAGGACTCCAGCAGAGTCTCTGGTCCGAGCAAAGGCGACATGCAAGCAGTGGAACGATCTCATCAAGGACAAGAGGTTCATCTACGAACACTGGCGTCGCTCCCCGGAAAGATTCCTAAGAGCTGATCAGACGGTACAAATCTTGGACTTGGTGAACAGAACACGTTCAGACTCACCAATCCCAAACGAGCTCCAACTTTCGATATCAAATGTCATGGCCATGATTCACTGCGATGGACTCATGCTGTGTGTCTGGAGTGACAAGGAATATTTTATGTTCCGCAACATCGCCCTTTGGAATCCCCTCACAAGGAATTTCAACGTGATCGAGCATAGGCTCGCTCGAGAGTCTCATAGGTTCCTGATGGGTGATAACTTTGGGATCGGATACGACGTTCGAGGTAATTACAAGATCTTGATGTTTTCAGCTAATCACTATTGTAAAGCAGTGGTCGAGATATACGAGTGCATGTCAAAATCGTGGAGAACGCTTGTTGATTCCAAGGTTGATTGGGAAGCATATCCCTGGGACCATGGTGTCTCTGTCGTGGGTAACATGTATTGGCTTGTCAAGAAGAAGATTATAAACTACATTCTAGCTTTTGATTTCTCCGTTGAGACATTCAAGGAAATATGGTTTTGTCATCATCTCCCTTATGATAATAACTATCTAGGCTGCTTCGATGGGGATAAACTGTCTTTGTTACATCAAAACCAAGACTATCCAAGTCCGATCGAGGTGTGGGTTTCGAGCAAGCTGGATGTTGGGAATGTAACGTTTGCCAAATATTTCAGTGTGTCCAGCCCTTATCTTCCGGCTTTTCGTTACCTTACATTTTGGGCTCATCCGGTATACTGCATTGCCAAGCACGAACGTATCATCGCATGGTATACTATGTTTTCTACTTGCTTGATTCTTTGTGAAATTGATGAGGGAGGGGTAAGTAATCAATTTGTGACAGCACAACACTACTGGGATGACTGTATGGGCACCTTCAATTGTGGCTACGTCTATAAACCAAGTCTGGTCCCTCTTCCATGA